A genomic stretch from Clavelina lepadiformis chromosome 5, kaClaLepa1.1, whole genome shotgun sequence includes:
- the LOC143460041 gene encoding general transcription factor 3C polypeptide 2-like, whose amino-acid sequence MAPTKSNHRRKSKTPKRVINDGKLDNQDESATFLPQDPKALANLLQTRPKREFYESPTMPDMFYESIKQQRKDSQSEETAYTCWACKKKTYSSVSGLHYHVMNSCPQISILKFKCLICQEEFKAQDAMLEHLQDVHVKPYISESSLPKSGRTAAHAGRLKIQMFAESSEAAESLSASPDKDTEDFSEDFVYYQQEDDKCDEDVLPTKNFRGKQKRVRPSGGGPSDTYAAMDKPLADAFEWTYQFKKKLEESYLKNHLHFHSDFAHWEEIDTADLAETFNLTKTSPLFAINSDILNTIRKGKKPVTLKDKNNMNYKRLELFEALTTEQGGPMTFFVGGPVWAMSWCPYPNKSEQAQYLAIATHVGEHPLQPDVTYKEQSVIQLWNCGKLPVKSITTKLQSPSLAYGIALSSGPVWCLEWCPLVHKEPDPTVECEKLGLLAAACGSGDVRIFVMPKPSKKGIIKAGCKVKRAQLTSIPGLGNIYRVNPTILLKPARKRSFGQCLCFAWSPHGDCSVIVAGFASGFIAFWDINASSKLLTDKIGDVLILYPFSTYRAHSKAVRDVVWCPFNSNILVSTGADRFLKIWDRRKLDADIPHSLPPKMSIMNELYWSPLWCGVYAASDSVFSIPYHHGCCFLNLTSSVSQLQNVMPFKAASWTVSCNDWLNAAASGDVSGNAIVSISNNWNRSYIANKRYSRMLIFATEIDWKGKANPAFLSTEDRPDEKDSYKLIFYDTNFDVHLSKWKQMEAHARIRTFEDLADEPYTDLVCAVHKMRWNPNMSSFPWVATGTYSGLVRLHCISAMVSTDVEAAWRKCKRDEGT is encoded by the exons ATGGCCCCAACTAAATCAAATCATCGTCGAAAGAGCAAAACTCCAAAACGAGTGATTAATGATGGGAAATTAGATAATCAGGATGAAAGTGCAACATTCCTTCCGCAAGACCCAAAAGCTTTAGCAAACCTACTTCAAACAAG ACCAAAAAGGGAATTTTATGAATCCCCGACGATGCCAGATATGTTTTATGAATCCATAAAACAGCAGCGAAAAGATTCACAGTCGGAAGAAACTGCGTATACTTGTTGGGCTTGCAAGAAGAAAACTTATTCTTCAGTATCAGGCTTACATTATCACGTTATGAACAGTTGTCCTCAAatatcgattttaaagtttaaatgcTTAATTTGCCAAGAAGAGTTCAAGGCACAAGATGCAATGTTGGAACACTTACAAG atgTCCATGTCAAACCATATATTAGTGAATCAAGCCTTCCGAAGTCTGGGCGAACAGCTGCCCACGCTGGCAGATTGAAAATTCAAATGTTTGCTGAGAGCAGTGAAGCTGCGGAGAGTTTGTCAGCATCCCCTGATAAGGATACTGAAGACTTCAGTGAAGATTTTGTTTAT TATCAACAAGAAGATGATAAGTGTGATGAAGATGTGCTCCCAACAAAGAATTTCAGAGGTAAACAAAAACGTGTCAGACCTTCTGGTGGAGGTCCCAGTGACACATACGCGGCCATGGATAAACCATTGGCCGATGCATTTGAGTGGACATATCAGTTCAAGAAGAAGCTTGAAGAAAGCTACTTGAAGAACCATCTTCATTTTCATTCTGATTTCGCCCATTGGGAGGAAATAGATACTGCAGATTTGGCAGAGACGTTTAATCTCACTAAAACATCACCATTGTTTGCAATAAACTCAGAcattttaaacacaataagAAAGGGAAAGAAACCAGTCACTTTGAAAGATAAAAACAACATGAATTATAAGAGGCTGGAATTATTTGAGGCCTTGACAACAGAACAAGGTGGACCaatgacattttttgttgGTGGCCCAGTGTGGGCCATGTCCTGGTGTCCTTATCCTAATAAGTCAGAACAGGCCCAGTATCTGGCAATTGCAACTCATGTTGGCGAGCACCCTTTGCAACCCGATGTCACATACAAGGAGCAAAGTGTAATTCAACTGTGGAATTGTGGAAAACTACCTGTAAAATCTATCACAACAAAATTACAG AGTCCTTCACTTGCATATGGCATAGCATTATCAAGTGGGCCCGTATGGTGTTTGGAATGGTGTCCACTTGTGCACAAAGAACCTGATCCAACTGTGGAGTGCGAAAAACTTGGACTGCTTGCAGCGGCATGTGGGAGTGGAGATGTTCGCATCTTTGTTATGCCAAAGCCGTCTAAGAAAGGAATTATCAAAGCTGGGTGTAAAGTTAAGAGAGCCCAACTGACCTCTATTCCGGGATTGGGAAATATTTACAG agtCAATCCAACGATTTTGTTAAAACCTGCTCGAAAACGTTCTTTTGGTCAATGTCTGTGTTTTGCGTGGTCACCTCATGGCGATTGTAGCGTGATAGTAGCAGGGTTTGCGTCTGGTTTCATTGCCTTTTGGGATATCAACGCCAGTTCCAAGCTTCTCACAGACAAAATTGGTG ACGTCCTTATCCTTTATCCATTTTCAACTTACCGTGCGCACTCAAAGGCAGTGAGGGATGTTGTTTGGTGTCCGTTCAACTCGAATATTCTTGTATCCACCGGTGCTGACAGGTTTCTTAAAATATGGGACAGAAGAAAATTGGATGCAGATATACCG CATAGCCTTCCGCCGAAAATGAGCATAATGAACGAGTTATACTGGTCGCCGCTTTGGTGTGGTGTTTACGCAGCTTCGGATAGCGTCTTTTCGATCCCCTATCATCACGGCTGCTGCTTTCTTAATCTTACTTCTTCTGTATCACAGCTGCAAAACGTAATGCCATTTAAG gcGGCCAGCTGGACGGTGTCATGTAACGATTGGTTGAACGCTGCCGCAAGTGGTGACGTGTCCGGGAACGCGATTGTTTCAATTAGCAACAACTGGAATAGAAGTTACATCGCAAACAAAAGATATAGCAGAATGCTAATTTTTGCAACTGAAATTGATTGGAAAGGAAAGGCAAACCCAGCT TTTCTATCCACTGAGGACCGTCCCGATGAGAAAGATTCTTACAAATTGATCTTTTATGACACCAACTTTGATGTTCACTTGTCGAAATGGAAACAGATGGAAGCTCATGCGAGAATAAG AACTTTTGAAGACTTGGCTGATGAACCTTACACCGATCTTGTATGCGCGGTTCACAAAATGCGCTGGAATCCGAACATGAGCTCGTTTCCATGGGTCGCTACAGGAACATATTCCGGCCTGGTTCGTTTGCATTGTATCTCGGCCATGGTATCTACTGATGTCGAAGCAGCATGGAGAAAATGTAAACGTGACGAAGGAACATGA
- the LOC143459575 gene encoding uncharacterized protein LOC143459575 produces the protein MVSTFSTQHTLSNLSPPLEYEKMAQAQDNDPAIQKLRTVPTSLKLQDCKLPNNDLTILCDVSTDTERVLIPPLSSVKSFFTYIIYHILVKKPQLSSSRNDFFGQGCVNKSLPGSNNANKLSRRKHFRHTKTAPGVFKIPYGRFSDVAIYLIGPLPTSNGYKYILTCIDRVPIILKSDGGPCFTNFAWAEIMRFLGIQHNLTTAYHPISNGFTERANAERAIKCSDEPERWFHKLDFIVLALRNRYLQDLKCTPAEFAFGNTLRLPGGFFSDSKLASAVPTSNYLGAYRDFINDLQFTPTKTQSLIYEIHTVLRSSGFETL, from the exons ATGGTTTCAACCTTCAGCACCCAACATACTCTCTCCAATCTTTCGCCTCCTTTAGAGTATGAGAAAATGGCACAAGCTCAGGATAATGATCCTGCTATTCAAAAACTACGCACCGTACCAACATCACTCAAACTTCAAGACTGCAAGCTGCCCAATAATGACTTAACcattctttgtgacgtgtccaCTGACACTGAGCGTGTTCTTATTCCTCCTCTTTCCAGCGTCAAGTCTTTCTTCACTTACATAATTTATCACATCCTGGTAAAAAAGCCGCAATTAAGCTCATCAAGGAACGATTTCTTTGGACAGGGATGTGTAAACAAATCGCTACCTGGGTCCAACAATGCCAACAAACTATCAAGAAGGAAACATTTTCGCCACACCAAAACCGCACCTGGGGTGTTTAAAATTCCTTATGGTCGGTTTTCTGATGTTGCAATTTATTTGATTGGACCACTTCCAACCTCAAACGGTTACAAGTACATCCTTACATGTATTGACCG TGTTCCGATCATTCTCAAAAGTGATGGTGGACCGTGTTTCACAAATTTTGCTTGGGCAGAAATTATGCGCTTTCTTGGTATTCAACACAACCTGACTACAGCTTATCATCCAATTTCCAATGGATTTACGGAACGTGCAAATGCAGAGCGCGCCATCAAGTGTTCAGATGAACCTGAGCGTTGGTTTCACAAATTGGATTTTATTGTCTTGGCTCTGCGTAATCGCTATCTTCAGGATTTGAAATGTACACCTGCTGAGTTCGCTTTTGGCAACACCTTACGTCTCCCAGGTGGTTTCTTTTCTGACTCCAAGCTTGCTTCTGCTGTTCCTACATCCAACTACCTCGGTGCTTACCGAGACTTCATCAACGATCTTCAGTTTACTCCAACGAAAACTCAATCACTCATATACGAAATTCATACAGTCCTACGTTCATccggatttgaaacattgtga
- the LOC143458961 gene encoding synaptotagmin-7-like: protein MGSGASKQVQPSSKQLYSKSKSEEYVDEDEKALEDHKMYLENMYMLKRMFKQLDPAVMKTTSDVQGEVKVSVKHVSDKSLLLVKVIAAQDLLAKDVRGHTSDPYVKVELLLNHQTAPTSSEEYSNVRSTAVVKNNLNPVFNEIFTFSLTTEQINIAQLRCSVWCYDALGRDDFMGERIISVSDLDCHDNVQTAWYELLPEIDLSIGGYVSIKLTYKLPQTLNVMIQGANNINAAVGNVEPYVRVYIPGVPYVYKTKPCKNEDSLVWNEDFDFPLPKEELTSRYIVLVLADGNSTESYFGECHIDLDNFQFEHGFEGSFALSDMRGNVTVRSRWTRNAITQEFKEALEAHAMYRKPEFMFSRVRGTNNAGVTVRVPKAGAQSRLRVVNGILVH, encoded by the exons ATGGGATCTGGAGCTTCGAAGCAAGTTCAACCAAGCAGTAAGCAGTTGTACagtaaaagtaaaagtgaAGAATATGTAGATGAAGATGAAAAGGCTTTGGAGGATCATAAAATGTATCTG GAAAACATGTATATGTTGAAAAGAATGTTTAAACAACTTGACCCAGCAGTCATGAAAACTACCAGTGATGTTCAGGGTGAAGTGAAAGTTTCGGTAAAACACGTCTCTGACAAGTCTTTACTCCTTGTCAAG GTTATTGCCGCACAGGATCTTCTGGCAAAAGATGTGAGAGGACATACATCAGATCCATATGTTAAG GTTGAGCTGCTTTTGAACCACCAGACTGCTCCAACTTCCAGTGAAGAATACTCCAATGTTAGATCAACTGCTGTGGTCAAAAACAATCTGAATCCTGTTTTCAATGAAATCTTTACGTTCTCTCTTACCACGGAACAGATTAACATTGCTCAGTTACG GTGCTCTGTTTGGTGCTATGATGCGCTGGGCCGTGATGATTTCATGGGTGAACGCATCATATCTGTAAGTGACCTTGACTGCCATGACAACGTGCAGACTGCCTGGTATGAACTTCTGCCTGAG ATTGACCTGTCGATAGGCGGATATGTATCGATCAAGTTGACTTACAAACTTCCGCAAACCCTCAACGTTATGATTCAAGGAGCAAACAACATCAACGCTGCTGTTGGAAACGTTGAACC CTACGTCCGTGTTTACATACCTGGTGTGCCTTACGTGTACAAGACAAAGCCGTGCAAAAATGAAGACAGTCTGGTGTGGAATGAAGATTTCGACTTTCCACTCCCAAAAGAAGAATTGACGAGTCG TTACATAGTGTTGGTACTGGCAGATGGAAACAGCACTGAATCCTACTTCGGTGAATGTCACATCGATCTTGACAACTTCCAATTCGAACACGGATTCGAGGGCTCATTTGCATTATCGGACATG CGTGGAAACGTCACGGTACGAAGCAGATGGACACGCAATGCAATAACACAAGAATTCAAGGAAGCTTTAGAAGCGCATGCAATGTACAGGAAGCCCGAGTTCATGTTTTCCAGAGTGAGAGGCACAAATAATGCG GGAGTCACAGTCCGTGTGCCCAAGGCTGGGGCCCAATCCCGGCTCCGTGTAGTGAATGGAATCTTAGTGCACTAG